One window of the Oncorhynchus mykiss isolate Arlee chromosome 5, USDA_OmykA_1.1, whole genome shotgun sequence genome contains the following:
- the LOC110524249 gene encoding transmembrane protein 161A: protein MALIGVQLVVSLLAASIMQRMAPHCSFARWLLCNGSLFRFKHPSEGELCALAGKQMPSKPSKRDRRQNGDSKPLTVPKDIDLHLEKAPVGVLDALVLRFFLEYQWLIDFAVYAMGIYLFTEGYFCVVDPAKEVHIGAIWCVLTVLCCLKTLHSLMGHYFRSDEGGERSVCLAFGFLSLLVAMLVLVVREDYLEFGLEPGFNSLFDNLEVFAKHQGFAEWSVPVTKLTVKLGLAAICAFIGALLAFPGLRLAQTHLDAVQMNSDRPFIQMLLHMSFLAPVVVIVLWIKPIARDFLGNAPMGKTSVTLMSSAVFDSVRLWTVVVLCCLRLALTRYHMQAYLNLSQKWVDQMKKEAGRIAAIDIQRKVTRVFCYLTIVTLQYMVPVLLILFSTLALKALGDFSWSGAEQAPGVTPALVMPTVSPVLPGLEEDEEGVEDMEEDIQATVARLTEGFSALRSVLTPLFFRGLFAFLTWWVAACQVISSLFGIYFHQYLMQN, encoded by the exons ATG GCGCTGATTGGAGTGCAGCTGGTGGTCAGCTTGCTGGCTGCTAGCATCATGCAGAGAATGGCTCCACACTGTTCATTTGCCCGCTGGCTCCTGTGCAATGGCAG TCTTTTCCGGTTCAAACACCCCTCTGAGGGAGAGCTGTGTGCCCTAGCTGGAAAACAGATGCCCAGCAAGCCCAGCAAGAGAGACAG GAGACAGAATGGGGACAGCAAGCCTCTCACAGTTCCCAAGGACATTGACCTTCACTTAGAAAAAGCTCCAGTCGGCGTCCTTGATGCCCTTG TACTGCGATTCTTCCTGGAGTACCAGTGGTTGATTGACTTTGCAGTGTATGCCATGGGCATCTACCTTTTCACCGAGGGCTACTTTTGTGTAGTGGACCCTGCCAAGGAGGTCCACATTGGGGCCATCTGGTGTGTGCTGAccgttctctgctgcct GAAAACCCTCCACTCCCTGATGGGCCACTACTTCAGGTCTGACGAGGGAGGCGAGCGCTCGGTGTGCCTGGCCTTTGGCTTCCTGTCTCttctggtggccatgctggtgcTGGTGGTCAGAGAGGACTACCTGGAGTTTGGCCTGGAGCCTG GTTTTAACAGTCTTTTTGACAACCTTGAGGTTTTCGCAAAACATCAAGGCTTTGCTGAGTGGTC AGTCCCTGTGACCAAGCTGACTGTGAAGTTGGGTCTGGCTGCCATCTGTGCTTTTATTGGTGCTTTGCTGGCCTTCCCTGGCCTCCGCCTAGCCCAGACCCACCTGGACGCAGTTCAGATGAACTCAGACCGCCCATTCATCca AATGTTGTTGCACATGAGCTTCCTGGCCCCAGTGGTGGTGATCGTGTTGTGGATCAAACCCATTGCTAGGGATTTCCTGGGGAACGCTCCAATGGGGAAGACCTCAGTCACcct TATGTCAAGCGCGGTGTTTGACAGTGTTCGTCTGTGGACAGTGGTGGTTCTGTGCTGCCTGAGGCTGGCCCTCACCCGCTACCACATGCAAGcctacctcaacctctcccagAAGTGGGTGGACCAGATGAAGAAGGAGGCGGGGCGCATTGCCGCCATCGACATCCAGAGGAAG GTGACCCGTGTGTTCTGCTACCTGACCATAGTCACCCTGCAGTACATGGTCCCTGTTCTACTCATCCTCTTCTCTACTCTGGCTCTGAAGGCCCTTG GTGACTTCTCATGGAGTGGCGCAGAGCAGGCTCCGGGGGTGACCCCTGCCCTGGTAATGCCCACGGTCTCTCCCGTCCTGCCAGGGCTGGAGGAGGACGAAGAGGGGGTGGAGGACATGGAGGAGGACATCCAGGCCACGGTGGCCCGTCTAACCGAGGGCTTCTCTGCCCTGCGCTCTGTCCTCACCCCCCTCTTCTTCAGAGGCCTCTTTGCCTTCCTCACCTGGTGGGTGGCTGCCTGCCAAGTCATCAGCAGCTTGTTTGGCATTTACTTCCACCAGTACCTCATGCAGAACTGA